DNA from Planctomycetota bacterium:
GCACGTAAGTCGCTTTGGGCGGGGGAATCTCGCATTTGACAAAGAAACAGCAGAGGCAACGCAGAACGCGTTGTCCCGGCGTGTCTTAACCGCAAAGGGCGCCAAGAACGCAAAGGGAGGATTAGGGGAACGGCAAACGATACAAGGCCAAACCACCGAAAGGACGCAGAGAAGGAGGAGGGAACGGCCTCCCTGAGTGCCTGAGGTGGGGCGGGAAAAATCTCGCATTTGACAAAGAAACAGCCGAGGCGAGCCGATAAAGATTGCGGAAAGGGGAATGGGATGAGGCCAAAGGGAACTAAGCCCGAGTTGGAGGCCCGGCGTCGGCGTGGGACGGCGATGCTCCGGGCCGGACGGGGCGTCCGCGAGGTGGCCCGGCGTCTGGGCGTCAGTCCGGGCTCGGTTACCCGGTGGAAGGCGATGTCGCGTCGCGGGGGGGAGGCGGGCCTGAAGTCCAGGCCGCAGACCCGGCGAACGGGAAGGCTCTCGTCGGCCCAGAGGAACCGGCTGGGCCGGTTT
Protein-coding regions in this window:
- a CDS encoding helix-turn-helix domain-containing protein gives rise to the protein MRPKGTKPELEARRRRGTAMLRAGRGVREVARRLGVSPGSVTRWKAMSRRGGEAGLKSRPQTRRTGRLSSAQRNRLGRFLARSPESHGFRATRWTLPLVARLIRKHFGVEYHPGHVWRIVRSLKVGGGE